The DNA window CCTGGTTCATGGGGGATGGCGCCGGGGCCCTGGTGCTCGGTGAGGTGCCGGAGCCCTACGGGGTGCTCGGGACGAAGCTCGTGAACACCCAGAGCACCTGCGGCGCGTTCGGCACTGGCGTGAAGCTCGACGAAGACGGGAGGGCCGTGTTTCGCATGTGGTCCGGTGACGAGGAGGCCGCACGACGGATGCGGGACGACGCGGCCTCGCAGCTCGAGGCCTCGGTGGCGGGGGTGACCGCGGCGACGGGAGTCGCGTTGGAGGACATCGATTTCTTCGTCTTCAACACGCCCACGGCCTGGTTCGCCAGCTTCTGCGCGAGGGTGCTGGGGATCTCTTCGGAGCGCACGATCAGCGTCTACCCCAGGTACGGGAACATCGGCGCGGCGCTGATGATGGCCAACCTGTTCCACGCCGCCCACGAGAAGAAGATCGCGGCGGGGGACCTGGTGCTGCTCTATGGCGTGGGTTCGGTCTCCACGGCAGGGGCGACCCTGGTGCGCTGGGGCGATGTCGCCCTGGGGCCCCTCCCCCCGCCGTCGAGCACCCTCAGGCTCGCCTGAGCCCTGCTGGCCAGCGCCGTCACGCTCTGCCCGAGGCGACCGGCGCAAGACCCGAAGCGACGTGGAGACGAGCCCTCTCCGTTCATCGACGGGAGCGCATCGACAGCGGCACGTGGTCGAAGGAGGCCGCGAGCGTTCTGACGCGGCGCGACAAGGTCTGCGGCACCTCGCGCGGGTCGACCAGCACGTCGATGACGCAGGGGGCCTGGGATGCCTGGGCCTCCTCGAAGGCAGCTCGGAAGGCCTTGCGCGTCTCCACGCGGAAGCTCCGCGCGCCCAGCGCCGTGCCGAGCGCCGCGATGTTCAGTGGGGTGCGGAACCTGCAAGCGTCGAGGTGTCTGCCGAGCAGCAGGCTCTCGCCGTGCATGATCATCGCGTGCCCGCCGTCGTTGAGAACGATCCAGATCACGGGCGCCCCGTGCTCCACGGCGGTGTGAACCTCCATCCCGTTCATCGCGAACGCCGAGTCACCGACGAGCGCCACCACCGTCTTGTCGGGAGCGGCGAGCTTGCCGCCGATCGCGCCGACGAGGCCCGTCCCCATCGACGCCAGCCCCAGGGCGACGAAGTAGGTCCCCGGCCGGCGGCACTGGTAATAGTGCCCGGCCCAGCTCATCGCGTTGCCGATGTCGACGAAGAACAGCGCGTCGTCCGGCATGAGCTGCTGCAGATCCTGGATCAGGTACTGCGGTTTCACTGGCGTCGACTCGTCGTCTCCCTGTGGCTCGTTCAAGAAGCGCGGCGTCGTCTCCCGCATCGACTCCACCGCCTCGGTGCTCATCCGCCGCTCTCCACGGCGCTGGGAGAGGACCTCGATGCCCTCATTCATCAGGGTGAGTACCTCCGTGGCGTCGCCGACCACAGGGACCTCGACATGGAAGTTGCGCCCGATGATGGCCGGCTCGATGTCCACCTGGATGAGCGCGCGCGTGGGCTGGAGCCGGCTGCTCCAGGCGTTCGTCGACCACTCGCCCATGCTCGTCCCGACGACCAGCAGGACGTCGACGTTCGTCTGCAGCAGGTATTTCTCCGCGTGCGCGTGCCCAGCGAAGCCGAAGACGCCCAGGGAGAGGGGGTGATTCTCCGGAAACACGCCCTTGGCCTTCGGGGTGGTGGCGACCGGAATGCGCAGCCGCTCGGCGAGCAGCAGGAGCTGCTCCGAGGCGTTGGCAATGCTCGCGCCGTGCCCGGCCAGGATGGCTGGCCGCTCGGCCTCGGAGAGGGCTTTCACGGCCTCGGCCGCCGCCGCGCGATCCGCCGGTCGGCTCCTGGGGCGCAGCTGCGTGGGGAGGATCCGCGTTGCGGCCACGAACTCTTTCAGGAAATCGGCAGGGATGTTGATGTGTACCGGCCCTGGACGACCAGCACGCATGGTGCGCAAGGCCTCGTTCAGAAGCGCCGGGAACCGCTCCGAGTTCGGGAGCATCACCGAGAGCTTGGTGACGGGCTCGAAGAGCCGGACGATGTCGATCCCTTGAGGTGAGCTCTCCTGGAAGGCCCCCTTGCCGAAGAACTGGGTCGCCGCTTGCCCGGTCACGAGGAGCACGGGGACCGAGTCCGCATGAGCGGACGCAATTCCCGTCAGGGCATTGGTCGCTCCCGGCCCTGTCGTCGCGCAACAGACCCCGATCTTGCCCGAGGCCCTGGCGTACCCCATCGCCATGAGCGCGGCCCCCTCTTCGTGCTTCGCGAGGACCTGCTTGATGCCCGGGCGCTCCAGCAGCGCCTCGTAAATGGGGGTGAGCGACGCACCTGGTACACCGAAAACGTATTCGACCCCTTCGGCCTCGAGACAATCCATCAGGATCTCGACGACCGTCGCACCGTAAGCCCCTGGCATATCGAAATGCTCCGATCGGTGTTCAGTCACCCGCCACGGGAGCCGTGGCGACGTTCGCCAGCAATCATTGCGAAATCACCGACGGCCTGGCTCAGCTCGTCGCCTCGATACCGATAATCAAAGGAGACCGTGTCTCCACGGGCGGGTCAAGCACGATACCCCTGTTCTCGTGCATAGCAGAGAGCGCAGCATTTTCGCGTTCTCTGCGCCGGAACAGAACATTCGTGTCC is part of the Chondromyces crocatus genome and encodes:
- a CDS encoding 3-oxoacyl-ACP synthase III family protein, whose protein sequence is MAHHAGLKSLAICSPSTLRTPDYWRKHHAQAVAEAESKSLGRLFAGGSAPSTDPFQIEMQPYLSTPFRGTVECRVLGPEETPLSLELQAARGALAAAQLSPGDLDAIIVASFVPDRLFPGNAVFLARELGAAAPAWNLESTCTGAIVGLQSASALIQAGAYRNVLLVSSCSYSRMLELSDSLSWFMGDGAGALVLGEVPEPYGVLGTKLVNTQSTCGAFGTGVKLDEDGRAVFRMWSGDEEAARRMRDDAASQLEASVAGVTAATGVALEDIDFFVFNTPTAWFASFCARVLGISSERTISVYPRYGNIGAALMMANLFHAAHEKKIAAGDLVLLYGVGSVSTAGATLVRWGDVALGPLPPPSSTLRLA
- a CDS encoding thiamine pyrophosphate-binding protein — its product is MPGAYGATVVEILMDCLEAEGVEYVFGVPGASLTPIYEALLERPGIKQVLAKHEEGAALMAMGYARASGKIGVCCATTGPGATNALTGIASAHADSVPVLLVTGQAATQFFGKGAFQESSPQGIDIVRLFEPVTKLSVMLPNSERFPALLNEALRTMRAGRPGPVHINIPADFLKEFVAATRILPTQLRPRSRPADRAAAAEAVKALSEAERPAILAGHGASIANASEQLLLLAERLRIPVATTPKAKGVFPENHPLSLGVFGFAGHAHAEKYLLQTNVDVLLVVGTSMGEWSTNAWSSRLQPTRALIQVDIEPAIIGRNFHVEVPVVGDATEVLTLMNEGIEVLSQRRGERRMSTEAVESMRETTPRFLNEPQGDDESTPVKPQYLIQDLQQLMPDDALFFVDIGNAMSWAGHYYQCRRPGTYFVALGLASMGTGLVGAIGGKLAAPDKTVVALVGDSAFAMNGMEVHTAVEHGAPVIWIVLNDGGHAMIMHGESLLLGRHLDACRFRTPLNIAALGTALGARSFRVETRKAFRAAFEEAQASQAPCVIDVLVDPREVPQTLSRRVRTLAASFDHVPLSMRSRR